From a single Deltaproteobacteria bacterium genomic region:
- a CDS encoding rhodanese-like domain-containing protein: MIKNWFSPAALLLCLVLAFPALAASKSVTIEEAKRLFDSGQAVFVDARFADEYEASHIRGAVNLPADEFERFFPQAEPLLDKNAVIIAYCDGEFCTMSDEVAEELFKRGFADVRILHDGWNKWLKRKLPVSKGLNP; this comes from the coding sequence ATGATCAAAAACTGGTTTTCACCCGCCGCCCTTTTGCTCTGCCTTGTTCTGGCCTTTCCAGCCCTGGCCGCCTCAAAATCCGTGACCATCGAGGAGGCCAAACGACTGTTCGATTCCGGACAAGCCGTGTTCGTGGACGCCCGCTTTGCCGACGAATACGAGGCCAGCCATATCCGGGGGGCCGTCAACCTCCCGGCCGACGAATTCGAACGCTTCTTCCCCCAGGCCGAACCCCTGCTGGACAAGAACGCCGTCATCATCGCCTATTGCGACGGCGAATTCTGCACCATGAGCGACGAAGTGGCCGAAGAACTCTTCAAGCGGGGCTTTGCCGACGTCAGGATCCTCCACGACGGCTGGAACAAATGGTTGAAACGAAAACTCCCCGTCAGCAAGGGGCTCAACCCCTAG
- the cobS gene encoding adenosylcobinamide-GDP ribazoletransferase: MTTLAGLWSALGFLSVLPMGRGLRPDRDMVPWFPVAGLVIGMAWAGLDAAVGLVLDGWLRSWIAVLLLAGLTGGLHLDGLADTADGLLSHRGRERALEIMRDSRIGTWGVLALVAILGIKAGALGELEGGWSRAACLVFVPAYARAAVLAVMAWLPYVRGAEGMASGLSDFSRFRSLALFGVVVLLSLVSGPGWNMIWSCLVATLGLGFWFSRILGGVTGDTLGTVIEVGEAAMLLTLASAWA, encoded by the coding sequence CTTGCGGGCCTTTGGTCTGCCCTGGGTTTTTTGTCGGTGCTGCCGATGGGCCGAGGCCTGCGGCCGGATCGGGACATGGTGCCCTGGTTCCCGGTGGCCGGCCTGGTCATTGGTATGGCCTGGGCCGGTCTGGACGCGGCCGTGGGGTTGGTGCTGGACGGATGGCTGCGGTCCTGGATCGCGGTTCTGCTCCTGGCCGGATTGACCGGGGGTCTGCATCTGGACGGTTTGGCCGACACGGCCGACGGCCTTTTGAGCCACCGGGGCCGGGAGCGGGCCCTGGAGATCATGCGCGACAGCCGGATCGGAACTTGGGGCGTCCTGGCCCTGGTGGCCATCCTGGGGATTAAGGCCGGAGCCTTGGGCGAGCTGGAAGGCGGATGGAGCAGGGCGGCCTGTCTGGTTTTTGTCCCGGCCTACGCCCGGGCGGCCGTCCTCGCGGTCATGGCTTGGCTACCGTATGTTCGGGGGGCTGAAGGCATGGCCTCCGGCCTGTCCGATTTCTCCCGGTTTCGGTCCTTGGCCCTTTTCGGTGTGGTGGTGCTTCTGTCCCTGGTTTCGGGTCCCGGATGGAACATGATCTGGTCCTGCTTGGTCGCGACCCTTGGACTGGGCTTCTGGTTTTCCAGAATTCTGGGCGGGGTGACCGGGGACACCTTGGGAACCGTGATCGAGGTCGGAGAAGCGGCCATGCTCCTGACCCTGGCGTCCGCCTGGGCCTGA